One genomic segment of Chloroflexota bacterium includes these proteins:
- a CDS encoding DNA alkylation repair protein → MSAPAVDPSAPGRSVARRSDATPIIARRRGRARSGDQPTTDGASTIVAVRRPAAERLGHSLAELVGDPDEFAAVLAAGLTELGDDAYLAGQRRIAPGIGPLLGVRWPLLAAVSRGFGSATRGERPGAALLFVADRLFREPTLEPRWFAFGLLDRLVLVDPERSWQLLRRAAREAGDWITVDSLAHPVGRGILSEPYRWAELEQLVYAASRWERRLVGSTIATIPFIDRRAGRAAGVAERGLALIRELIGDAEADVEKALAWALRSLVLVDATAVERFLEGEAERAVEQADGHRAWVVREALIKLPAERGAALRERLAGIRRHGDTRSTSRAAEIAGRFGDLPHAQPEPARRPTP, encoded by the coding sequence ATGAGCGCCCCTGCCGTGGATCCGTCCGCCCCCGGCCGATCCGTCGCGAGACGATCCGACGCGACGCCGATCATCGCCCGGCGACGTGGCCGCGCACGATCCGGCGACCAACCGACGACCGATGGCGCTTCCACCATCGTCGCCGTGCGGCGGCCCGCCGCCGAGCGACTCGGCCACTCCCTGGCGGAGCTTGTCGGCGACCCGGACGAGTTCGCCGCGGTGCTGGCAGCCGGCCTGACGGAGCTCGGCGACGACGCATACCTCGCCGGACAGCGTCGCATCGCGCCGGGCATCGGGCCGCTCCTCGGCGTCCGCTGGCCGCTGCTCGCGGCCGTCTCGCGTGGGTTCGGATCCGCCACCCGCGGCGAGCGACCGGGCGCGGCCCTCCTCTTCGTCGCGGACCGCCTCTTCCGCGAACCGACCCTCGAGCCACGCTGGTTCGCGTTCGGCCTGCTCGACCGCCTCGTGCTCGTCGATCCGGAGCGGAGCTGGCAGCTCCTCCGTCGAGCGGCGCGCGAGGCCGGCGACTGGATCACCGTCGACAGCCTCGCCCACCCGGTCGGTCGCGGCATCCTCAGCGAACCCTACCGCTGGGCCGAGCTGGAGCAGCTCGTGTACGCCGCGTCACGCTGGGAGCGCCGGCTCGTCGGCAGCACGATCGCGACGATCCCGTTCATCGACCGGCGGGCCGGCCGGGCTGCGGGGGTCGCCGAGCGTGGCCTCGCGCTCATCCGGGAGCTCATCGGCGACGCCGAGGCGGACGTGGAGAAGGCGCTCGCCTGGGCGCTCCGATCGCTCGTCCTCGTCGATGCGACCGCCGTCGAGCGCTTCCTTGAGGGCGAAGCGGAACGGGCCGTCGAGCAGGCCGACGGACACCGTGCGTGGGTGGTCCGGGAGGCGCTCATCAAGCTCCCGGCCGAGCGAGGAGCGGCGCTGCGCGAGCGACTCGCCGGCATCCGCCGCCATGGTGACACCCGCTCGACCTCGCGCGCCGCCGAGATCGCCGGCCGTTTCGGCGACCTGCCGCACGCTCAGCCTGAACCTGCCAGGAGACCGACCCCGTGA
- the gyrB gene encoding DNA topoisomerase (ATP-hydrolyzing) subunit B encodes MTQEPNRTAPATASRRTRASAAGSDYTAASIQVLEGLEAVRRRPGMYIGSTDVRGLHHLVWEVVDNSVDEAMAGYATRIDVTILADGTVVVQDDGRGVPVGRHSTGKDALEVVHTVLHAGGKFGGGGYKVSGGLHGVGVSVVNALSEWLRVETARDGAVWSQEYARGKPTTAVTKIGPSHGRHGTTTRFRADREMFESTDYSWELIVQRLRESAYLTKGVWITLIDERAGRERSFYFEGGLTSFVRHLNRNKEALHSRPIYVERRDGTTTVEVALQYNDSYTENVLAFANNINTVDGGTHVTGFRAALTSSLNDWSRRAGILKDSDTNLSGDDVREGLTAVISVKLVEPQFEGQTKAKLGNAEVKGQVQTAVADSLGQYLDENPADGRRIIEKCLTAARAREAARKARDLVIRKGALEGMSLPGKLADCQERDPAKSELYLVEGDSAGGSAKQGRDRRFQAILPLRGKLLNVEKARLDRILSSENVRPLIIALGAGIGDSFDLAKLRYHRVIIMTDADVDGAHIRTLLLTFFYRHMPQIIEHGYLLIAQPPLYRVSTGKVTRYAQSEKERDEIVRQMNVKSVSVQRFKGLGEMNADQLWETTMNPQTRTLLRAEIEDAAEADAIFTMLMGEKVAPRKDFIKSEARKVRNLDV; translated from the coding sequence GTGACCCAGGAACCGAACCGAACGGCCCCCGCGACGGCGTCCCGACGCACACGTGCGAGCGCGGCCGGGAGCGACTACACCGCCGCGAGCATCCAGGTCCTCGAGGGCCTCGAGGCCGTGCGCCGCCGACCGGGCATGTACATCGGCTCCACGGACGTCCGCGGCCTGCACCACCTCGTGTGGGAGGTCGTCGACAACTCGGTCGACGAGGCGATGGCGGGTTACGCGACCCGGATCGACGTCACGATCCTCGCCGACGGGACTGTCGTGGTCCAGGACGATGGGCGCGGCGTACCCGTCGGTCGCCACTCGACCGGCAAGGACGCCCTCGAGGTCGTCCACACGGTGCTCCACGCCGGCGGCAAATTCGGCGGCGGCGGCTACAAGGTGTCCGGCGGCCTCCACGGGGTGGGCGTGAGCGTCGTCAACGCGCTCTCGGAGTGGCTGCGGGTGGAAACCGCCCGCGATGGCGCGGTCTGGTCCCAGGAATACGCGCGCGGCAAGCCGACCACAGCAGTCACGAAGATCGGACCGTCGCACGGTCGACACGGGACGACGACACGGTTCCGGGCGGATCGCGAGATGTTCGAGAGCACGGACTACTCGTGGGAGCTCATCGTCCAGCGGCTTCGCGAGTCCGCCTACCTGACGAAGGGCGTCTGGATCACCCTCATCGACGAACGGGCGGGTCGCGAGCGATCGTTCTACTTCGAGGGCGGCCTCACCTCGTTCGTCCGCCACCTCAACCGGAACAAGGAGGCGCTCCACTCCCGCCCGATCTACGTCGAACGTCGGGATGGGACCACGACCGTCGAGGTCGCCCTCCAGTACAACGACTCCTACACGGAGAACGTCCTCGCCTTCGCGAACAACATCAACACGGTGGACGGCGGGACGCATGTCACGGGCTTCCGGGCCGCGCTCACGAGCTCGCTCAACGACTGGTCGCGTCGGGCCGGGATCCTCAAGGACTCCGACACGAACCTGTCCGGTGACGACGTCCGCGAGGGACTCACCGCCGTGATCAGCGTGAAGCTCGTCGAGCCGCAGTTCGAAGGCCAGACGAAGGCAAAGCTCGGGAACGCCGAGGTGAAGGGCCAGGTCCAGACCGCCGTCGCAGACTCACTCGGCCAGTACCTCGATGAGAACCCGGCCGATGGCCGCCGGATCATCGAGAAGTGCCTGACCGCGGCTCGGGCTCGCGAGGCTGCTCGGAAGGCGCGCGACCTCGTCATCCGGAAGGGCGCGCTCGAGGGGATGTCTCTCCCGGGCAAGCTTGCCGACTGCCAGGAGCGCGACCCGGCGAAGAGCGAGCTCTACCTCGTGGAGGGCGATTCGGCCGGCGGATCCGCGAAGCAGGGCCGGGACCGGCGGTTCCAGGCGATCCTCCCGCTGCGCGGGAAGCTGCTCAACGTGGAGAAGGCGCGCCTCGACAGGATCCTCTCGTCCGAGAACGTCAGACCGCTCATCATCGCCCTCGGGGCCGGGATCGGCGACAGCTTCGACCTCGCCAAACTCCGCTACCACCGGGTCATCATCATGACGGACGCCGACGTCGACGGCGCCCACATCCGGACGCTCCTCCTCACGTTCTTCTACCGCCACATGCCGCAGATCATCGAGCACGGGTACCTCCTCATCGCGCAACCGCCGCTCTATCGCGTGAGCACCGGGAAGGTGACCCGCTACGCGCAGTCGGAGAAGGAGCGGGACGAGATCGTCCGGCAGATGAACGTGAAGTCCGTGTCCGTCCAGCGCTTCAAGGGCCTCGGCGAGATGAACGCCGACCAGCTCTGGGAGACGACGATGAACCCGCAGACGAGGACGCTCCTGCGGGCCGAGATCGAGGACGCCGCCGAGGCTGACGCGATCTTCACGATGCTCATGGGGGAGAAGGTCGCGCCGCGCAAGGACTTCATCAAGTCCGAGGCCCGGAAGGTTCGGAACCTTGACGTCTGA
- a CDS encoding ParA family protein has product MGQTIACANQKGGVGKTTTVVNLGTYLALAGDRVLIVDLDPQGNATSGLGLDRGTLRRSIYEALIGTATLGDLILSTEVPRLSIVGSTIELAGAEVELAPLPQRERRLAALIGPVAPQFDYVLIDCPPSLGLLTVNALTAADAVLIPMQCEFYALDGLTQLIATVNLVRDNLNPDLAVKGVVLTMYDARTNLSADVSDEVRRHLRGAVYRTVVPRSVRLSEAPSHGRPIAFHRPDSAGALAYRALADEIRLADHRPGTGAVAPTGGAAPTATAALGLSA; this is encoded by the coding sequence GTGGGCCAGACGATCGCCTGCGCCAACCAGAAGGGGGGCGTCGGGAAGACGACGACCGTCGTCAACCTTGGGACGTACCTCGCCCTCGCCGGGGACCGGGTCCTCATCGTCGATCTCGACCCGCAGGGCAACGCGACGAGCGGGCTCGGCCTCGATCGGGGCACGCTCCGGCGTTCGATCTACGAGGCGCTCATCGGAACCGCCACGCTCGGCGACCTGATCCTGTCCACGGAGGTGCCGCGGCTCTCGATCGTCGGATCGACGATCGAGCTCGCGGGCGCGGAGGTGGAGCTGGCGCCGCTCCCGCAGCGCGAACGGCGGCTCGCGGCGCTCATCGGGCCAGTCGCGCCGCAGTTCGACTACGTGCTCATCGATTGCCCACCGTCGCTCGGCCTGCTCACCGTCAATGCGCTCACCGCCGCCGACGCGGTCCTCATCCCGATGCAGTGCGAGTTCTATGCGCTCGACGGGCTCACCCAGCTCATCGCCACGGTGAACCTCGTGCGTGACAACCTCAATCCAGACCTGGCCGTCAAAGGCGTGGTCCTCACGATGTACGACGCCCGGACGAATCTCTCGGCTGACGTGAGTGACGAGGTCCGGCGGCACCTCCGCGGAGCGGTCTACCGGACCGTCGTGCCGCGGAGCGTCCGCCTTTCGGAGGCGCCGAGCCACGGTCGCCCGATCGCGTTCCATCGACCGGACTCGGCCGGCGCGCTCGCCTACCGGGCCCTCGCCGACGAGATCCGCCTGGCCGACCATCGGCCGGGCACCGGTGCCGTGGCACCGACCGGCGGTGCGGCGCCGACCGCCACTGCGGCGCTCGGGTTGAGCGCATGA
- a CDS encoding PaaI family thioesterase: MASAFAFRPHRCFACGTLNEHGLHLVLHVEPGRSWTELALGPEFEGWEGIAHGGIVCTILDEVMAWSLVGSDNWGVTARMSVEFRRPVPIGREILAEGWVGRSRRRIVDTSARIVDRESGEVLATADGVYLAADAARKLELQERYGVRSIGGAPDSVDTPDSVDTPDSVARLDGRR; the protein is encoded by the coding sequence GTGGCTTCGGCCTTTGCGTTCCGGCCCCATCGCTGCTTCGCCTGCGGCACGCTGAACGAACACGGGCTCCATCTTGTGTTGCACGTGGAACCCGGGCGTTCGTGGACCGAGCTTGCGCTCGGTCCCGAGTTCGAGGGGTGGGAGGGCATCGCGCACGGTGGGATCGTCTGTACGATCCTCGACGAGGTCATGGCCTGGTCGCTCGTCGGCTCGGACAACTGGGGCGTCACGGCCCGGATGAGCGTCGAGTTCCGGCGGCCGGTCCCGATCGGACGCGAGATCCTGGCCGAGGGCTGGGTCGGCCGGTCGCGACGGCGGATCGTCGACACGAGCGCCCGAATCGTCGATCGTGAGAGCGGTGAGGTCCTCGCGACCGCGGATGGCGTGTACCTTGCCGCAGACGCCGCTCGGAAGCTCGAGCTTCAGGAGCGCTACGGAGTCCGTTCGATCGGCGGAGCGCCCGACTCCGTGGACACTCCCGACTCCGTGGACACTCCCGACTCCGTGGCTCGCCTCGACGGCCGCAGATGA
- a CDS encoding ParB/RepB/Spo0J family partition protein, with translation MTTKSVRPASGLGRGISALIPQRTSAVAAPAEIPLARIRPNPYQPRRQTASAAIDELAASIREHGVLQPILVTEVLDGYQLVAGERRFQAARLAGLERIPAVVRQLAERDQLELALVENIQREDLNPMEEAHAYRQLVDVFAMTQEQIAIRVGRARSTIANTLRLLDADPAVQVAVADGSISEGHARAIGGLPGPTQANLLQAIVGRDLSVRQTEALAKRLRERPTTDPLGSVTSAAVDPDLERVEEDLRRSLGTKVRLARTRRGGRIVIEYYSDEELGRLYERLTGGHA, from the coding sequence ATGACGACGAAGTCGGTCCGGCCCGCGAGCGGACTCGGGCGCGGGATCTCGGCCCTCATCCCCCAGCGGACGAGCGCGGTCGCGGCGCCTGCCGAGATCCCGCTCGCACGGATCCGACCCAACCCGTATCAACCCAGGCGCCAGACCGCCTCGGCGGCGATCGACGAGCTTGCCGCGAGCATCCGTGAACACGGCGTCCTCCAGCCGATCCTCGTCACCGAGGTGCTCGACGGCTACCAGCTCGTCGCCGGAGAGCGGCGGTTCCAGGCTGCCCGACTCGCCGGCCTCGAGCGGATCCCGGCGGTGGTCCGCCAGCTCGCGGAGCGCGATCAGCTCGAGCTCGCTCTCGTCGAGAACATCCAGCGCGAGGATCTCAATCCTATGGAGGAGGCTCACGCCTACCGCCAGCTCGTGGATGTCTTCGCGATGACACAGGAACAGATCGCCATCCGGGTCGGCCGCGCCCGGTCGACGATCGCCAATACGCTCCGGCTCCTCGATGCCGATCCGGCCGTCCAGGTCGCGGTCGCCGACGGCTCGATCAGCGAGGGACACGCGCGGGCGATCGGCGGGTTGCCGGGCCCGACCCAGGCAAACCTCCTCCAGGCGATCGTCGGTCGGGACCTGTCCGTTCGACAGACCGAGGCGCTCGCGAAACGCCTCCGCGAGCGACCGACAACCGATCCGCTCGGCAGCGTGACCTCGGCCGCCGTGGATCCGGACCTCGAGCGGGTAGAGGAGGACCTCCGTCGCTCGCTCGGCACGAAGGTTCGACTGGCCCGGACGAGACGCGGTGGGCGCATCGTCATCGAGTACTACAGCGACGAGGAGCTCGGGCGCCTCTACGAACGCCTGACCGGAGGACACGCGTGA